A window of the Tenebrio molitor chromosome 1, icTenMoli1.1, whole genome shotgun sequence genome harbors these coding sequences:
- the Lar gene encoding tyrosine-protein phosphatase Lar isoform X2 — protein sequence MMTLPALLTGAPVLAIIVLATAGQVLSNVRRGGSDPPEITMKPRNLQVKAGGIAAFYCAARGDPLPVIQWKKNGKRVSGSQTRYQVKEFPDGVSLLRIEPVKAGRDDANYECVAENGVGDAVNADATLVVFEVDKLPPGFPQITQSPTTNKVVEIGHNAVLTCAATGNPPPKITWLKNMLPINTSNNPRYSIRDEMPGALQIRDSEEKDHGKYECVAENAIGTDYSKSALLYVKVRRVPPQFSIPPQPLNEVMLGASLNLSCVAVGSPMPFVKWRKGLTQDITPEDKLPIGKNTLELTNIQESANYTCIAASALGVIESVAQVKVQSLPGPPTNIRVSEITATSVRLTWSYNGAEDLQYYVIQFKPKYANQAYSEISGIITMYYTIRSLSPYTEYEMYVIAVNNIGRGPPSTPAYVITGETAESSFGGAKPGSSPRNVQVRPLSSSTMVIQWDEPETANGQVTGYKVYYTTNSQLSMAQWESQVVDNNQLTTINELTPHTIYTIRVQAFTSVGPGPLSAPVHVKTQQGVPSQPSNLMASDIGETAVTLQWSKPTHSGENIVNYELYWNDTYAKEKHHRRIPISESYTLTGLYPNTLYYVWLAARSQRGEGATTPPIPVRTKQYVPGAPPSNVTGEAVSPTAIRVIWDPPPANRSNGNIVYYKLQYVEADRSDSEASEVRLNATRFVLDELKRWTTYRIWVLAGTSVGDGPSSFPITVRTHEDVPGNPQDVKVTPINSTTIKVEWKPPHPKERNGIIMGYHVHVQETKEEGKNFLNDPMKFDVFGDAELELNVTGLQPDTTYSIQVAALTRKGDGDRSTPVNVRTPGGVPNRPALTIKIIEREPTVTIELEWTRPSQTYGELKGYRLRYGVKDHELKNVDLKGKRPTNVRTVDDRFRAGTHTNTYRINDLERGVEYEFRVAGQNHIGIGQEAIKYMHTPEGPPTGPPANITYRFQTPDVVCVTWDPPTREHRNGQIVKYDIQFHKKSDHSNVIVRNVSHTKAVFTNLEENTEYVFHVKAYTNQGAGPNSEKFTIETAHDIGRAPMSVKAVATSDSSVEVWWEPIPSRGKIQGYQIFYTMTAVEDLDEWQQKSVDVTGSADLVNLEKYAQYAIAVAARLKTGLGRLSEKVTVKVKPEDVPLNLRAHEVSTHSMTLTWSPPIRLNPIKYKISFDAIKEFVDSQGITQTQKIERSEIMLNDDVRSYTINNLSPFTTYNVNVSAIPTDHSYRPPTKITVTTQMAAPQPMVKPDFYGVVNGEEIHVILPQASEEYGPISHYFLVVVPEDKSQANKNPDQFLTNTLIENKEKAMANPNLPYIAAKFPQRNIPYTFHLGTGEDDDGFTNYKLQRGRRYRIFVRAVVDTPQKHLYTSSPFSEYLSLDMREVPAGDPPVRPNPNDPTDNDVKVSSQRKDVGVLWIIGPIIAALTLSLIFVIVFIYRKRRQPCKTPDQTAVTRPLIPADLNSSIAPSDPVEMRRLNFQTPAMISHPPIPISELASHIERLKANDNMKFSQEYESIEPGQQFTWDHSNMDVNKPKNRYANVIAYDHSRVILPPEESILGSDYINANYCDGYRKHNAYVATQGPLQETFADFWRMCWELKTATIVMMTKLEERTRIKCDQYWPTRASETYGSMSVTITEVQELATYCIRTFQIHKVGFCERREVKQLQFTAWPDHGVPDHPAPFLQFLRRVRNLNPPNSGPIVVHCSAGVGRTGCFIVIDSMLERMRHEKTVDIYGHVTCLRAQRNYMVQTEDQYIFIHDALVEAVICGQTEVPARSLQSHIQKLMQLEPGENVTGMEHEFKKLGNIKTDSSRFVTANLPCNKHKNRLVHILPYESTRVCLAPMRGIEGSDYVNASFIDGYRYRKAYIATQGPLVDTTDDLWRMLWEHNSTIIVMLTKLKEMGREKCHQYWPSDRSVRYQCFVVDPIAEYNMPQYILREFKVTDAREGSSRTVRQFQFTDWPEQGVPKYGDGFIDFIGQVHKTKEQFGQDGPITVHCSAGVGRTGVFITLSIALERMQYEGVVDIFQTARILRTQRPAMVQTEDQYQFCYRAALEYLGSFDHYTN from the exons TCGACAAGCTGCCCCCGGGCTTCCCCCAGATCACCCAGTCGCCCACGACCAACAAAGTCGTCGAGATCGGTCACAACGCGGTGCTGACGTGTGCCGCCACCGGAAACCCACCGCCCAAGATCACGTGGTTGAAGAACATGCTCCCGATCAACACCAGCAACAACCCACGGTACTCCATAAGGGACGAGATGCCAG GTGCCCTCCAAATCCGAGACAGCGAAGAAAAGGATCACGGCAAGTACGAATGCGTTGCGGAAAACGCAATCGGCACCGACTACTCCAAGTCGGCTTTGCTTTATGTTAAAg TACGTCGTGTTCCCCCCCAATTTTCGATACCGCCCCAGCCGCTGAACGAGGTGATGTTGGGTGCCAGCCTGAACTTGAGTTGCGTGGCCGTCGGCTCGCCGATGCCTTTCGTCAAGTGGCGCAAGGGCCTCACCCAAGATATTACTCCGGAAGACAAGTTGCCCATCGGGAAGAACACTTTGGAACTAACTAATATCCAGGAGTCTGCTAATTATACTTGTATAGCCGCTAGCGCGTTGGGGGTTATCGAATCTGTTGCTCAGGTTAAAGTACAAT CATTACCGGGACCACCGACCAATATTAGAGTGTCAGAAATCACGGCGACTTCCGTCAGGCTGACTTGGTCCTACAACGGAGCCGAGGATCTTCAGTATTACGTCATTCAGTTCAAGCCAAAATATGCCAATCAAGCCTACAGCGAGATATCAGGAATCATTACCATGTATTATACGATTAGAAGCCTTAGTCCCTACACCGAATACGAGATGTACGTCATAGCCGTCAACAACATAGGCAGAGGACCTCCGAGCACGCCGGCGTACGTTATTACAGGAGAAACAG CCGAATCGTCTTTTGGAGGTGCCA AACCCGGATCGTCGCCGAGGAATGTTCAGGTGCGCCCCCTCAGTTCTAGCACCATGGTGATACAGTGGGACGAACCGGAGACGGCAAACGGACAAGTTACC GGATACAAAGTGTACTACACGACCAACTCGCAACTATCGATGGCCCAGTGGGAATCCCAAGTCGTCGACAACAATCAACTAACAACAATAAACGAGCTGACCCCGCACACGATTTACACCATCCGAGTCCAGGCGTTCACGTCGGTGGGGCCCGGACCCCTCAGCGCCCCCGTCCACGTCAAAACCCAGCAAG GCGTGCCTAGCCAACCGAGCAACCTCATGGCGTCGGATATCGGCGAGACCGCCGTCACCCTGCAGTGGAGCAAACCGACGCATTCCGGGGAAAACATCGTCAATTACGAGCTCTACTGGAATGACACCTACGCCAAGGAGAAGCACCACCGCCGCATACCTATATCCGAATCCTACACTCTGACCGGCCTCTATCCGAACACGCTGTACTACGTGTGGTTGGCGGCGAGATCGCAACGCGGAGAGGGCGCCACCACGCCGCCCATCCCAGTCAGAACGAAGCAGTACG TACCGGGCGCACCGCCCAGCAACGTTACCGGCGAGGCGGTAAGTCCCACTGCCATCCGAGTCATCTGGGATCCACCCCCTGCTAACCGCAGCAACGGAAACATTGTATACTACAAGCTACAGTATGTCGAAGCAGATAGATCAGATAGCGAAGCCTCAGAAGTTAGATTGAACGCTACTAGATTTGTGCTTGACGAACTAAAAAGGTGGACCACTTACCGAATTTGGGTCCTGGCCGGCACCTCAGTCGGAGACGGACCCAGCTCGTTCCCGATCACCGTGCGAACCCATGAAGATG TTCCCGGCAACCCGCAGGACGTTAAAGTCACCCCCATAAACTCCACCACGATCAAAGTCGAATGGAAACCGCCCCATCCGAAGGAGCGAAACGGCATTATCATGGGTTACCACGTCCACGTACAGGAGACCAAAGAAGAA GGCAAGAATTTCCTCAACGATCCGATGAAGTTCGACGTTTTCGGCGACGCCGAACTGGAACTGAACGTGACCGGCTTGCAACCGGACACGACCTACTCCATTCAAGTGGCCGCCCTCACCAGGAAGGGGGACGGCGACAGGAGCACGCCCGTCAACGTGCGCACCCCAGGAGGGGTGCCCAACAGGCCCGCGCTGACCATTAA GATAATCGAGCGCGAGCCCACCGTCACCATCGAGCTGGAGTGGACGCGGCCGTCGCAGACCTACGGAGAGCTGAAAGGCTACAGGCTGAGGTACGGAGTGAAGGACCACGAACTGAAGAACGTCGATCTGAAAGGTAAACGTCCGACCAACGTCCGAACCGTTGATGATCGGTTTCGTGCAGGAACCCACACCAACACCTACCGCATCAACGACCTGGAGCGCGGCGTCGAATACGAGTTCCGCGTCGCCGGTCAGAACCACATCGGGATCGGCCAGGAAGCCATAAAGTACATGCACACGCCCGAAGGACCCCCGACCGGACCCCCCGCCAACATCACGTACAGGTTCCAGACGCCCGACGTGGTCTGCGTGACATGGGACCCCCCGACTCGCGAACACCGCAACGGCCAAATCGTCAAGTACGACATCCAGTTCCACAAGAAGTCCGACCACAGCAACGTGATCGTGCGCAACGTCTCGCACACGAAGGCGGTCTTCACCAACCTGGAAGAGAACACCGAGTACGTCTTCCACGTGAAGGCGTACACGAACCAGGGCGCCGGACCCAACAGCGAGAAGTTCACCATCGAGACGGCTCACGACATCGGCAGAGCCCCCATGAGCGTGAAAGCGGTGGCCACGTCGGATTCGAGCGTCGAGGTGTGGTGGGAACCCATACCTTCGCGGGGGAAGATCCAAGGCTACCAGATTTTCTACACCATGACGGCCGTCGAGGATCTCGACGAGTGGCAGCAGAAATCGGTAGACGTGACCGGCTCCGCCGACCTGGTAAACCTGGAGAAGTACGCACAATACGCCATCGCCGTGGCGGCCAGGTTGAAAACCGGCCTGGGGAGGCTGTCGGAGAAGGTCACCGTGAAGGTCAAACCGGAGGACGTGCCGTTAAACTTGAGAGCTCACGAGGTGTCCACCCACTCGATGACTCTAACCTGGTCGCCTCCGATCCGCTTGAACCCCATCAAGTACAAGATTTCCTTCGACGCCATCAAGGAGTTCGTCGACTCGCAGGGAATAACGCAGACGCAAAAGATCGAACGTTCCGAAATCATGCTCAACGACGACGTTCGATCTTACACCATCAACAATCTGTCACCGTTCACCACGTACAACGTGAACGTGAGCGCCATCCCCACGGACCACTCGTACCGACCCCCCACGAAAATCACGGTGACGACGCAGATGGCAGCTCCGCAACCCATGGTCAAGCCGGATTTCTACGGTGTGGTCAACGGCGAAGAGATCCACGTGATCTTGCCCCAGGCGTCGGAAGAGTACGGGCCGATCAGCCACTATTTCCTGGTGGTGGTGCCCGAAGACAAGAGCCAAGCGAACAAGAATCCGGATCAGTTTTTGACCAACACCTTGATCGAAAACAAGGAGAAAGCCATGGCAAACCCGAATCTGCCCTACATTGCGGCTAAATTCCCTCAGCGGAACATACCCTACACTTTCCATCTGGGAACGGGGGAAGATGACGACGGATTCACCAATTACAAGCTGCAGAGGGGGCGTCGATACAGGATTTTCGTGCGGGCAGTGGTGGACACGCCCCAGAAACACCTCTACACCAGCAGTCCCTTCTCCGAGTATTTGTCCCTCGACATGAGGGAAGTCCCGGCTGGTGACCCTCCTGTGCGACCCAATCCCAACGACCCCACCGACAACGACGTCAAAGTGAGCTCGCAGCGCAAAGATGTCGGCGTTTTGTGGATAATCGGACCCATAATCGCCGCCCTCACCTTGTCTCTCATCTTCGTGATTGTCTTCATCTACCGAAAGCGGCGGCAACCGTGCAAGACTCCGGATCAGACGGCCGTGACGCGTCCCCTGATCCCCGCAGATCTGAACAGCAGCATCGCGCCCAGCGACCCCGTGGAGATGAGACGCTTGAACTTCCAAACTCCCGCGATGATCTCCCATCCGCCGATCCCCATCTCGGAGTTGGCCAGTCACATCGAGCGCCTCAAGGCCAACGACAACATGAAGTTCTCCCAGGAGTACGAGAGCATCGAGCCGGGCCAGCAGTTCACCTGGGACCACTCCAATATGGACGTCAACAAGCCGAAGAATCGCTACGCCAACGTGATCGCTTACGACCACAGCCGCGTCATCCTGCCGCCCGAGGAAAGCATCCTCGGCAGCGACTACATCAACGCCAACTACTGCGACGGCTACCGCAAGCACAACGCGTACGTGGCGACCCAGGGGCCGCTGCAGGAGACCTTCGCGGACTTCTGGCGGATGTGCTGGGAACTGAAGACGGCCACCATAGTGATGATGACCAAGCTGGAGGAGCGCACCAGGATCAAGTGCGACCAGTACTGGCCGACTCGCGCGTCCGAGACTTACGGCAGCATGTCCGTCACGATAACGGAAGTGCAAGAACTGGCGACCTACTGCATCAGGACCTTCCAGATCCACAAGGTGGGCTTCTGCGAGCGTCGCGAGGTCAAGCAGCTGCAGTTCACCGCCTGGCCCGACCACGGCGTCCCCGACCACCCGGCCCCGTTCTTGCAGTTCTTGCGGAGAGTGCGCAACCTCAACCCGCCCAACTCCGGCCCCATCGTCGTCCACTGCTCGGCCGGCGTCGGCCGCACCGGCTGCTTCATCGTCATCGATTCCATGCTGGAGAGGATGCGCCACGAGAAGACGGTCGACATCTACGGCCACGTGACGTGTCTGCGCGCCCAGCGGAACTACATGGTCCAGACCGAAGACCAGTACATATTCATCCACGACGCGCTGGTCGAGGCCGTCATCTGCGGACAGACCGAGGTGCCGGCGAGGAGCCTCCAGTCTCACATCCAGAAGCTGATGCAGCTGGAACCCGGGGAGAACGTGACGGGGATGGAGCACGAGTTCAAGAAGCTGGGGAACATCAAGACTGACTCGTCGCGATTCGTAACGGCGAATTTACCGTGCAATAAACACAAGAATCGATTGGTACATATCTTGCCCTACGAAAGTACGAGGGTATGCTTGGCCCCCATGCGGGGCATAGAGGGGTCGGACTACGTCAACGCGAGCTTCATCGACGGCTATCGGTACAGGAAGGCGTACATCGCGACGCAAGGACCGCTCGTTGACACCACCGACGACCTGTGGAGGATGCTGTGGGAGCACAACTCGACCATCATCGTCATGCTGACCAAGCTCAAGGAGATGGGAAGG gAAAAATGCCACCAGTACTGGCCCAGCGACCGCTCTGTCCGTTACCAATGCTTCGTCGTAGACCCCATCGCCGAGTACAACATGCCGCAGTACATCCTCCGCGAGTTCAAAGTGACGGACGCTAGGGAAGGCTCGTCGCGCACCGTCAGACAGTTCCAGTTTACCGACTGGCCGGAACAAGGCGTTCCCAAATACGGCGACGGATTCATCGATTTCATCGGACAAGTCCACAAGACTAAAGAACAGTTCGGTCAAGACGGTCCGATCACGGTCCACTGCAG TGCCGGGGTTGGCAGAACTGGAGTTTTCATCACGCTGAGTATAGCTTTGGAAAGAATGCAGTACGAAGGAGTCGTCGACATATTCCAAACGGCGAGGATTTTACGCACGCAAAGACCTGCCATGGTCCAAACCGAG GACCAATATCAATTTTGCTATCGAGCTGCTTTGGAATATTTGGGCTCCTTTGATCACTACACCAACTGA